The genomic window TGGTCACGAAGGTCACCTTCTGCACCGGCTTGTCGCTGCCGGGGCGCGGCCACATGTAGGTGACCTCGCTGACCGTGCCCTCCTTGGCGACCTTGTAGATTTCCTCGCCGAGCGCCTTGCCGGCCTTGTCCTTCAGCCCCTTGAGGCTCTTGCCGGCGAGCGTCGGGTGGGCGGTGAAATTGCCGTCCGCGCCGCCACAGAACGGATACAGGTCGCGGTCCTTGAAGCCGCCTTCTCCCTTGGTGAACTTGGCCAGAGCACCGGCCTTGTCCGCCTTGATCGCGCCTGCCGCCTTCTCCAGCATCGTCTTGGCTTCGGCGGCGCTGCCGAATTCGGCCGCCTGCGCGCCACCCGCGGCAGCCACGACCAGGACGAACAGAGCCCCCGCAAGAGCGACCATGAGTGCCTTTCTCATCGCAGCCCTCCTTGTGACAACTCCCAGTTGCCCGCCCATGCGCGACGGTTCGATGACCGCCGAGGGATCCCCGGGCGGAGGACCCCACCTGTCGCCGGAAGGGGCCTGCAACATAGCAATCCGGTGATCCGGCTGTCAAGAGCACCCTAGACTGGATCGGGCGCGCGCGTACCTGAGAAAGATGCCTGCCTCGCGCGACCATGCCAGAGTTCGACCCGGAGCAGGATCTGGCTACCGCGCTTGGGGCGAGGTTTCCTTGTCTTCCTTCAATCTCTCCAACAGGCCCTCCGCAGCCCTGGCCTCCGGGCTTCCCCGGTACTGCGCTACAACCTTTCGGAGAGCCTCGAGGGCAAGGCCCTCATAGCG from Candidatus Methylomirabilis sp. includes these protein-coding regions:
- a CDS encoding cache domain-containing protein, with the translated sequence MVALAGALFVLVVAAAGGAQAAEFGSAAEAKTMLEKAAGAIKADKAGALAKFTKGEGGFKDRDLYPFCGGADGNFTAHPTLAGKSLKGLKDKAGKALGEEIYKVAKEGTVSEVTYMWPRPGSDKPVQKVTFVTKVGDQVCAVGYYK